The genomic stretch AGATGATAACTCGGAACAACCAATGTGTTTCTCCTTCAAGAAACCAGACCCTGCAGTGATCTCAGCTTCACAGTTCATTCCCCACCGCTTCACGCTATGCTTAGCAGACTCCCCTGTGAAACCATTACTACCAGACATCTCCAGCGTTCCAGACAAAACAAGCTCGTCTTTGTCACATACCTCGAACTTAACACTACCAGATAGCCTGATATTGTCTGTGCTGATAAAAGTGGCTTCCTCTGTTTTCTTATCAACACGGTCTCGCCTTAGCTGAGAGGAAACGCCTTCGGAGTGGATGCTCATTCTCACACCGTTGATCTCAAGAAGAGAGTCTGGATCAAGAGGGATGTGAGTGATTGTGAGGACCTCTGGTGTGGAATCATCCACCTTGAAGTTGCTGATTCTGACGTAGAACACTCTCAAATCCAGCAATGGCAATGCTGGTAACGATGTTGTTGATATCATTGGATTGTGATGGTTATAACTCTGATACCTGACCATCTGATACGCTTCACCGTTGTTGTTGTTACGTGTCTCGTAAGGCTCCACCATGATTAATTATTAAGGATAG from Raphanus sativus cultivar WK10039 unplaced genomic scaffold, ASM80110v3 Scaffold0448, whole genome shotgun sequence encodes the following:
- the LOC108831662 gene encoding uncharacterized protein At1g01500; this translates as MVEPYETRNNNNGEAYQMVRYQSYNHHNPMISTTSLPALPLLDLRVFYVRISNFKVDDSTPEVLTITHIPLDPDSLLEINGVRMSIHSEGVSSQLRRDRVDKKTEEATFISTDNIRLSGSVKFEVCDKDELVLSGTLEMSGSNGFTGESAKHSVKRWGMNCEAEITAGSGFLKEKHIGCSELSSPLPSIEVYVTGCFSGTPIILTKTLQLGFRKKHSRTSALDSIPEYESGESQKGSSSELDFQVTEYGSYKQDYEGEYGDMYLGREYGDGEDGEMSWFNAGVRVGVGIGLGVCVGLGIGVGLLVRTYQSTTRNFRRRII